From the genome of Podospora pseudoanserina strain CBS 124.78 chromosome 7 map unlocalized CBS124.78p_7.2, whole genome shotgun sequence, one region includes:
- the CAT3 gene encoding catalase (COG:Q; EggNog:ENOG503NUEX), translated as MHGGGSSMKRLLTWATLVGSMSAVTKAACPFADPNYHLAKRDEGASQQTENILEEYEVDDSNAYMSSDVGGPMEDQNSLKAGYRGSTLMEDWIFRQKIQHFDHERIPERAVHARGAGAHGTFTSYADWSNITAASFLGGAGKKTPVFVRFSTVAGSRGSADTARDVHGFATRFYTDEGNFDIVGNNIPVFFIQDAIRFPDLIHSVKPSPDNEVPQAATAHDSAWDFFSQQPSTMHTLFWAMSGNGIPRSYRHMDGFGVHTFRFVTDDGNSKLIKWHFKTKQGKASLVWEEAQVLAGKNADFHRQDLWDAIESGNGPEWELSVQIVDEEKALAFGFDLLDPTKIIPEELAPLVPLGIMKLDRNPTNYFAETEQVMYQPGHIVRGVDFTEDPLLQGRLFSYLDTQLNRNQGGPNFEQIPINRPVSPVHNNNRDGAGQMLIHKNVYPYTPNTLNGGYPLQANQTHGKGFFTAPNRIVDGKLVRALSPTFDDHWSQPRLFYNSLTRVEQQFLINAIRFEASHLKNEQVKKNVLEQINRVSNDVAKRVAVALGLEAPAPDPAFYHNNVTAGLSIFNGTLPTIATLRVGVLASSFNDGSLAQARELKEQLSKEGVVVTVVGEVLKEGVGQTYSAADATGYDAVVVTDGAEGLLTGGKNSPLFPAGRPGQILVDSYRWGKPVAAVGENAGQALEQTVGVSRGQDEGVVVGEGVEQVVKGVEEGLRVFRYLGRFAVDEGAE; from the exons ATgcacggcggcggcagcagtaTGAAAAGGCTGCTGACGTGGGCCACCCTCGTGGGGTCCATGTCGGCGGTGACAAAAGCGGCATGCCCTTTTGCTGATCCCAACTACCACCTCGCCAAGAGGGACGAGGGCGCGAGCCAGCAGACGGAGAATATTCTCGAAGAGTACGAGGTTGACGACAGCAATGCTTACATGTCGTCCGACGTTGGTGGGCCGATGGAGGACCAGAACAGCCTCAAGGCTGGGTACAGGGGGTCTACCCTGATGGAGGACTGGATCTTTAGGCAAAAGATTCAGCATTTTGATCATGAACGG ATCCCCGAAAGGGCTGTTCACGCTCGTGGTGCCGGTGCTCACGGTACCTTCACCAGCTATGCCGACTGGAGCAACATCACGGCTGCTTCCTTCCTCGGTGGAGCTGGAAAGAAGACTCCCGTCTTCGTCCGGTTCTCGACCGTTGCTGGTTCCCGCGGCAGTGCTGATACCGCTCGCGATGTCCACGGGTTCGCTACCCGCTTCTACACTGACGAAGGAAACTTTGACATTGTCGGCAACAACATCCCCGTCTTTTTTATCCAAGACGCCATCCGCTTCCCCGACTTGATCCACTCTGTCAAGCCCAGCCCGGACAATGAGGTCCCCCAGGCGGCCACCGCCCACGATTCGGCGTGGGACTTCTTCAGCCAGCAGCCCAGCACTATGCACACTCTCTTCTGGGCCATGTCCGGCAACGGCATCCCTCGCAGTTATCGTCACATGGACGGCTTCGGCGTGCACACCTTCCGCTTCGTCACGGACGACGGCAACTCCAAGCTCATCAAGTGGCACTTCAAGACCAAGCAAGGCAAGGCTTCTCTGGTCTGGGAAGAGGCCCAGGTTCTCGCTGGCAAGAACGCCGACTTCCACCGTCAGGATCTCTGGGACGCGATCGAGTCAGGCAACGGTCCAGAGTGGGAGCTGTCCGTCCAGATCGTCGACGAAGAAAAGGCCCTCGCCTTTGGGTttgacctcctcgaccccACCAAGATCATCCCCGAGGAGCTCGCCCCGTTGGTTCCCCTCGGTATCATGAAGCTGGACCGGAACCCGACCAATTACTTTGCCGAGACGGAGCAGGTCATGTACCAGCCTGGTCACATTGTCCGTGGTGTCGACTTTACCGAGGACCCGCTTCTCCAAGGCCGTTTGTTTTCGTACCTTGACACGCAGCTCAACCGGAACCAGGGCGGGCCCAACTTTGAGCAGATCCCCATCAACAGACCCGTCTCGCCTgttcacaacaacaaccgggACGGGGCGGGACAGATGCTTATTCATAAGAATGTTTACCCTTATACCCCTAACACTCTCAACGGGGGGTACCCCCTCCAAGCCAACCAGACGCACGGGAAAGGGTTCTTTACGGCGCCGAACAGGATTGTGGATGGGAAGCTGGTCAGGGCGCTGTCGCCGACGTTTGATGATCATTGGTCGCAGCCGAGGTTGTTTTACAACTCGTTGACGAGGGTTGAGCAGCAGTTTTTGATCAACGCTATCCGGTTTGAGGCATCTCACCTCAAGAACGAGCAGGTGAAGAAGAACGTGTTGGAGCAGATCAACCGTGTGTCAAACGATGTGGCGAAGCGGGTTGCGGTGGCTCTTGGGCTTGAGGCGCCGGCTCCGGACCCGGCATTCTACCATAACAATGTCACGGCTGGGCTTTCCATCTTTAACGGAACCCTCCCCACGATTGCGACTTTGAGGGTTGGCGTCCTTGCCTCGTCTTTCAATGATGGGTCGCTTGCTCAGGCGcgggagttgaaggagcaGCTCAGcaaggagggggttgtggtcactgttgttggtgaggttctcaaggagggggtgggtcAGACTTACTCTGCTGCTGATGCCACTGGGTACGACGCGGTTGTTGTGACGGatggggcggaggggttgttgactGGAGGAAAGAACTCTCCGTTGTTCCCTGCCGGACGGCCGGGGCAGATCTTGGTGGATAGTTATCGTTGGGGGAAGCCGGTCGCTGCTGTGGGGGAGAATGCGGGACAGGCGTTGGAGCAGACGGTTGGGGTGAGTAGGGGGCaggatgagggtgttgttgttggggagggggttgagcaggttgtgaagggggttgaggaggggttgagggtgttTAGATACTTGGGGAGGTTcgctgttgatgagggggcaGAGtag
- a CDS encoding uncharacterized protein (COG:D; EggNog:ENOG503P1MT) — protein MSRTTTLRKYGKSERKTRAEQLFEALPTSPPTTRKAKVEVESHEVTRITKQLVSVTLDEKVVIQDKEEIPSTTPTPPSSPPPPPPPEQQPSTPKQPQSPPPRRRIAPTPVPKDEPVPGRLPQKPSQPYSEEEDSTFHSDTSSTSSTLRTLTWSEICPPSNTIEKIAEASYAEVYRITNTLGTSIIKVIRLDSPIKPQTKAQSRSGLVDEEPHTDEDMLGELQISEWLADIPGFVIYKERYIAQGKAPRSLLETHQAFYRREKRKDPDRLQWYPSPSRYLDETRFLVVELGDAGTALEDFEITTSEQLWDIFLHTAIALARAEDLIEFEHRDLHEGNLCVRQARPPLSPGSGYRFNNSGLEVTILDYGLSRASDPDRPGGKVFMDLEKDLSIFTSEHAPQCEVYRGMRSFLLRGDRGILGPKYHTTAYELPAGAVKRRKGSKRRVDWGYYPYTNVLWLDYIYGWMVENFRGGKSAEGWEEETRELRVHLDPGQPREVMSFGGGGRW, from the coding sequence ATGTCACGCACCACCACACTTCGGAAATATGGCAAATCcgagaggaagacgagggcTGAGCAGTTGTTTGAAGCATTACCAACAAGCCCGCCCACGACGAGAAAGGCCAAGGTGGAAGTCGAATCACATGAGGTCACTCGGATCACAAAACAGCTGGTATCGGTGACACTCGACGAGAAAGTGGTAATTCAAgacaaggaggagatcccttcaacaacaccaaccccaccgtcatcaccaccgccaccaccaccccccgaacagcagccatcaacacccaagcaaccacaatctcctcccccaagacGAAGAATAGCACCAACCCCCGTACCAAAAGACGAACCAGTCCCCGGTCGTCTACCACAAAAACCATCACAGCCCTActcagaagaagaagactcAACCTTCCACTCcgacacctcctccacctcatcaaccctccGCACCCTCACCTGGTCCGAAAtctgccccccctccaacaccatcgaGAAAATCGCCGAGGCCTCCTACGCAGAAGTCTACCGCATAACCAACACCCTCggcacctccatcatcaaagtCATCCGCCTCGACtcccccatcaaaccccaaaccaaagcCCAGTCCCGCTCGGGTCTGGTAGACGAAGAACCCCACACCGACGAGGACATGCTCGGCGAGCTCCAGATATCCGAATGGCTAGCCGACATACCCGGGTTTGTAATCTACAAAGAACGCTACATCGCCCAGGGCAAAGCCCCCAGATCACTCCTCGAAACCCACCAAGCCTTTTATCGtcgggagaagagaaaagatcCCGACCGGCTGCAGTGGTACCCCTCCCCAAGCAGGTACCTCGACGAAACCAGattcctcgtcgtcgagcTAGGTGATGCGGGCACGGCGCTGGAGGATTTTGAGATTACGACTTCAGAACAGCTATGGGATATTTTCCTTCACACTGCGATTGCGCTTGCCAGAGCAGAAGATTTGATTGAGTTTGAGCATAGGGATCTTCACGAGGGGAATTTATGTGTGAGGCAGGCCCGTCCCCCTCTGTCGCCAGGGTCAGGGTATAGATTCAACAACTCTGGCTTAGAGGTCACGATACTGGATTACGGCCTCTCGCGGGCTTCGGATCCGGACCGTCCAGGGGGGAAAGTGTTTATGGATTTGGAAAAGGACTTGAGCATTTTCACGAGCGAGCACGCGCCGCAGTGTGAGGTTTAtagggggatgaggagtttTTTGCTGAGGGGGGATAGGGGTATTTTGGGGCCCAAGTATCATACTACGGCTTATGAGTTGCCGGCGGGagcggtgaagaggaggaaggggagtaAGAGGAGGGTTGATTGGGGGTATTATCCTTATACCAATGTGCTGTGGTTGGATTATATCtatgggtggatggtggagaaTTTTAGGGGAGGCAAAAGTGctgaggggtgggaggaggagacgagggagttgagggttCATCTTGATCCTGGGCagccgagggaggtgatgagctttggggggggggggaggtggtga
- a CDS encoding uncharacterized protein (EggNog:ENOG503NWBR; COG:S): MANVIGNLFGGQKPLNPDPVKGGDSDFADFKEGAEPSPIPFTPVSNTLTGAQPAQTLRPYTKWYRLDERHSLSEFKGEGIVLSIIGLFLLFHLFGAGRNRTKAKKWIEANNAPLAAEFASVGFDGVPSSETKVAEIREKSLFEFATYATGRANVAFVDVKLTLVKRFNPLTSIFEAALGFFWDSFPAPKDVCDATIYPFDGRETQIVPSIPGAGELQAKDKSTYDNFVWALVHKDQMKQVRDDRYDLSLTVTKDHPKLPQWLTVMSESAEITDLLLTPELIKAAENAGDSFEYLIISDQPVEQPKTLDETVSRKRIFLRYSLPSNNDYTNLVPIFQYFLRISDQLAKSAHFRPEVVKKVKAVREAMIKKIQKAEEEEKAEERAIEKEKARKAKRDAELNALDAKGQKKYLEKERERELKKGTKKMTTRA; this comes from the exons ATGGCGAACGTTATTGGAAACCTCTTTGGAGGCCAGAAGCCATTGAACCCCGACCCTGTCAAGGGCGGTGATTCCG ACTTTGCAGACTTCAAGGAGGGCGCCGAGCCATCTCCAATTCCCTTTACTCCCGTCTCCAACACCCTGACCGGAGCCCAGCCCGCGCAGACACTGCGCCCCTACACAAAGTGGTACCGCCTCGACGAGCGCCATTCCCTCTCTGAGTTCAAGGGCGAGGGCATCGTTCTCTCCATCAttggcctcttcctcctcttccacctcttcgGCGCTGGCCGCAACCgcaccaaggccaagaaatGGATCGAGGCCAACAACGCTCCCCTTGCCGCCGAGTTCGCCTCCGTTGGCTTTGACGGGGTTCCGTCCTCTGAGACCAAGGTGGCTGAAATTCGCGAGAAGAGTCTCTTCGAGTTTGCTACCTACGCCACTGGCCGTGCCAACGTCGCCTTCGTCGATGTCAAGCTTACTCTTGTCAAGCGCTTCAACCCGCTCACCTCCATCTTCGAGGCCGCTCTTGGATTCTTCTGGGACAGCTTCCCCGCTCCCAAGGATGTCTGTGACGCTACCATCTATCCCTTTGATGGAAGAGAGACCCAGATTGTGCCCTCTATCCCCGGCGCTGGCGAGCTCCAGGCCAAGGACAAGAGCACCTATGACAACTTTGTTTGGGCTCTTGTTCACAAGGATCAGATGAAGCAAGTTCGCGATGATCGCTACGACCTGTCTCTTACCGTCACCAAGGACCACCCCAAGCTTCCCCAGTGGTTGACCGTCATGAGCGAGAGCGCCGAGATTACCGACCTTCTTTTGACCCCTGAGCTCATCAAGGCTGCCGAGAACGCTGGTGATTCTTTTGAGTATCTGATCATTTCTGACCAACCTGTTGAGCAGCCCAAGAC GCTCGATGAGACGGTTTCCCGCAAGCGCATCTTCCTCCGCTACTCGCTGCCCTCCAACAATGACtacaccaacctcgtccccATCTTCCAGTACTTCCTCCGCATCTCTGACCAGCTCGCCAAGTCGGCCCACTTCCGGCccgaggttgtcaagaaggtcaaggcggTCCGTGAGGCCATGATCAAGAAGATccagaaggccgaggaggaggagaaggctgaggagcGCGcgattgagaaggagaaggcgcgcAAGGCCAAGCGCGATGCTGAGCTGAATGCGCTGGACGCCAAGGGGCAGAAGAAGTATCTTGAGAAGGAGCGCGAGagggagttgaagaaggggaccAAGAAGATGACTACCCGTGCTTAG
- a CDS encoding uncharacterized protein (EggNog:ENOG503P8SS) produces MCFGSSCPNCSKQSWRGCGSHVPSVLGSVPEDKWCTCEPKFTVSGKDYPPQAGQGKPAGSSSADQQEETPSGSAALSWFTSFLGGGGKK; encoded by the exons ATGTGCTTCGGATCTTCCTGCCCCAACTGCT CTAAGCAATCCTGGCGAGGCTGCGGCTCCCACGTCCCCTCCGTTCTCGGGTCTGTTCCCGAGGATAAGTGGTGTACTTG cGAACCCAAATTCACCGTCTCCGGCAAGGACTACCCACCCCAAGCCGGCCAAGGCAAACCCGCCGGCTCCTCTTCTGCCgatcaacaagaagaaaccCCCTCAGGTTCGGCCGCCCTGTCCTGGTTCACCAgttttcttggtggtggaggcaaGAAGTAA
- the AKL1 gene encoding Ark- serine/threonine protein kinase (COG:T; EggNog:ENOG503NW5N), giving the protein MASYGQAAVPAAARPAVPYGAPVPGSVPGAPPAGTFSPGTKIQVGNHRVVIQKYLSEGGFAHVYLVKLAAPVNGTDLAVLKRVAVPDKESLRGMRTEVETMKRLKGHKAIVTYIDSHASELRGGGYEVFLLMEYCNGGGLIDFMNTRLQHRLTEPEILNIFADVAEGVACMHYLRPPLLHRDLKVENVLITMVGSVRKFKLCDFGSAAAPRAAPQTVVECRLMDEDVQKHTTMQYRSPEMVDVYRKQPIDEKSDIWALGVLLYKLCYYTTPFEEQGQLAILNASFRYPSYPAFSDRLKGLIGWMLRESQQARPNIYQVLREACKMQGREPPVKDIYSGKSQGDPHQHKQSSSLQQKVTSPPLVGAVFSPKATQEQQVIPEIERMRRGRVPAAQPSAPTTATVTSPKVTNGDPFAALDARPVIKGGDELSSKFPSLDQFSLLHDHGSKFDFDQGSPQLPKDLSTRVAEKLADEAFQIKPSPSPIPTQPSQRQSIDGSRANPYPAAADPSRVSPPVKSASAPPKQPGASRASTIISNTPELQAISSPPQSLYQPTPKPTMVSTGTMTSPPPAEGPSPYQVYRFPPADGHRAASVPRAPETGLGLAPSALGDPAARSVSRTPSYQGTSQAGHVRHPSSSRPSLEGGRPSLENLASRPRPISTHLESNLDFLREKEQAPSPRFSLDRSRPSTPKLEEDKNIASNVDFLRSLEDPEPAKKDKSHKHTKRGSLSSIGAGAKNILASKFGDAFKRFEGGNSSSGPIVRTPSPLKDLDRHDVLTPITGSVATGGHSDDDHDQDEMTPEMRREQEAQMLAQEEARVAAAQAEYRQRVAQRGSGSGGGGGPVPPPKPAGGGGGGGASRAQAIQSKVQSLLDESNRGAVVRTAQGYGQHTDRPSTSSSGGVGEEKPPYVPRKPGSIIGDKGGRPGTSSGGKALPAPPPKPVHLGQQQAGGGMINRPASPVKREALLAVDLPGNGGAALLKMTAGEKEDYIRDFQKRFPDLQMVERDLGREGGS; this is encoded by the exons ATGGCTTCGTACGGCCAGGCGGCGGTGCCGGCAGCGGCACGGCCCGCAGTACCTTACGGGGCACCCGTACCAGGGAGCGTCCCCGGCGCACCACCGGCGggcaccttctcccccggcACCAAGATCCAGGTCGGCAACCACCGCGTGGTGATTCAGAAATACCTCTCCGAGGGCGGCTTCGCACATGTATATCTGGTCAAGCTGGCCGCCCCCGTCAACGGGACCGACCTGGCCGTGCTCAAGCGGGTCGCCGTCCCGGACAAGGAATCGCTGCGGGGGATGCGCACCGAGGTCGAGACCATGAAGCGCCTGAAGGGTCACAAGGCCATTGTCACGTATATCGACTCTCACGCATCGGAGCTGCGCGGCGGCGGGTACGAGGTGTTTTTGCTCATGGAGTACTGCAACGGCGGCGGGCTGATCGACTTTATGAACACGCGCCTGCAGCACCGGCTGACGGAACCCGAGATTCTCAACATTTTTGCCGACGTTGCTGAGGGCGTGGCCTGCATGCATTACCTCCGACCGCCGCTTTTGCACCGCGACTTGAAGGTCGAGAATGTGCTAATCACCATGGTTGGGTCTGTCCGGAAGTTCAAGCTCTGCGATTTCggttcggcggcggcaccgcGCGCGGCTCCCCAGACGGTGGTCGAGTGCAggttgatggatgaggatgttcaGAAACACACCACGATGCAGTACAGGAGTCCGGAAATGGTCGATGTCTACAGGAAACAGCCGATTGACGAGAAGTCGGACATTTGGGCGCTCGGCGTGCTGCTGTACAAGCTTTGCTATTATACCACGCCTTTTGAGGAGCAGGGACAGCTTGCTATTCTGAATGCCAGTTTCAGATATCCTAGTTACCCTGCCTTTTCGGATAGGCTCAAGGGACTTattg GCTGGATGCTGCGTGAAAGTCAGCAGGCCAGGCCGAATATTTATCAGGTACTCCGTGAGGCCTGCAAAATGCAGGGCCGGGAGCCACCAGTCAAAGAT ATTTACTCGGGGAAGTCGCAGGGGGACCCTCATCAGCATAAACAGAGTTCATCACTACAGCAAAAGGTCACGTCGCCGCCTCTTGTTGGCGCCGTGTTTTCTCCGAAAGCCACTCAGGAACAGCAGGTCATTCCCGAGATTGAGCGCATGAGGCGAGGCCGAGTGCCGGCTGCCCAGCCCAGTGCtccgacaacagcaacagtcACGTCACCCAAGGTGACGAATGGAGATCCCTTTGCCGCGCTTGATGCGAGGCCAGTAATCAAGGGCGGGGATGAACTGTCATCAAAATTCCCGTCTCTTGATCAGTTTTCGCTTCTACATGACCATGGGTCCAAATTCGACTTTGACCAGGGGTCGCCGCAATTACCCAAGGATCTGTCAACAAGGGTGGCGGAGAAGTTGGCAGATGAGGCTTTCCAGATCAAGCCCTCGCCTTCGCCAATTCCAACGCAACCAAGCCAACGGCAGTCCATTGACGGAAGCAGAGCCAACCCCTATCCAGCGGCGGCAGACCCATCACGGGTGTCTCCTCCGGTCAAGTCTGCCTCTGcgccaccaaaacaaccTGGGGCCAGCCGGGCGTCAACCATCATTTCCAACACCCCCGAGCTGCAGGCAATTTCTTCACCCCCGCAGTCTCTTTACCAGCCAACTCCTAAACCAACCATGGTGTCGACTGGCACCATGACAtcgccaccgccggcggAAGGACCCTCGCCGTACCAAGTGTATCGATTCCCACCTGCTGATGGTCACCGCGCAGCCAGTGTACCCAGAGCTCCAGAGACAGGTCTCGGTCTTGCTCCCTCGGCGCTCGGAGATCCAGCAGCTCGGTCAGTTTCCCGGACGCCATCATATCAAGGCACATCACAGGCCGGCCACGTTcgtcatccttcttcctcgaggCCGTCACTAGAAGGCGGACGACCAAGCCTGGAGAACCTTGCATCACGCCCAAGACCAATCAGCACTCACCTCGAATCCAACCTGGACTTTCTCCGCGAAAAAGAACAAGCCCCCTCTCCAAGATTTTCCCTCGACAGGAGCCGCCCGTCGACCCCCAAACTGGAGGAAGACAAAAACATTGCCTCCAACGTTGACTTTCTCCGCTCTCTCGAAGACCCGGAACcggccaagaaggacaagTCCCATAAGCACACGAAGCGGGGGAGTCTGTCTTCCATCGGCGCCGGAGCGAAGAATATCCTCGCAAGCAAGTTTGGCGATGCGTTTAAGCGGTTTGAAGGCGGGAATTCCTCCTCTGGTCCTATCGTCCGGACGCCGTCTCCGCTCAAAGACCTCGACCGTCATGATGTTTTGACTCCCATTACGGGATCGGTAGCCACGGGCGGGCATAGCGATGATGATCATGACCAGGATGAGATGACGCCTGAGATGAGGCGCGAGCAAGAAGCGCAGATGCTCgcgcaggaggaggccagGGTTGCTGCCGCGCAGGCGGAGTATAGACAGCGAGTTGCGCAACGGGGCAGTGGTTcaggggggggtggtggtccagTCCCGCCTCCTAAAccagctgggggagggggagggggcggagcGTCAAGGGCGCAGGCGATACAGAGCAAGGTGCAGAGTTTGCTGGATGAGAGCAATCGGGGTGCTGTTGTTAGGACTGCGCAGGGGTATGGACAGCATACTGATCGgccatcgacatcatcatcggggggggttggggaggagaaaccGCCGTATGTGCCGAGGAAACCGGGCAGTATCATTGGGGATAAAGGAGGGAGGCCGGGGACGAGTTCGGGTGGGAAGGCGTTGcctgcgccgccgccgaagccggTGCACTTGGGACAGCAACAGGCGGGTGGAGGGATGATAAACAGGCCGGCTTCGCCTGTTAAGAGAGAggcgttgttggcggtggatTTACcggggaatgggggggcTGCGTTGCTGAAGATGAcggcgggggagaaggaggattatATTAGGGATTTCCAGAAGAGGTTTCCGGATTTGcagatggtggagagggatttggggagggagggcgggAGCTAG
- a CDS encoding uncharacterized protein (COG:E; EggNog:ENOG503NUN0): MTTPDEAGTKAIARDNASRSSSRDEEMGILTPVENNQLKKSLKNRHLQMIAMGGAIGAGLFIGSGAALSAGGPGSVLICYTLIGIMMLFTCQALAELSVVYPSNGAFFEHCLRFLDPTWGFAIGWGYALTWLIILPFELIAASITIQFWNDTINMGVWVTVFLVVLAFIQIFGVRGYGEVECVLSIIKIIACSGFIILGIVINTGAVGRQGYLGGEYWSDPGAFRNGFEGFASVFVIASFSFGGTELAGLAAAESENPEKSVPKACKQVFWRISFFYILNLFIMGLILPSDDPRLLGSEGANSKASPFVLAIQDAGIKVLPHIMNGVITIAVISVANSSSFGFTRTVQAMAQVGMAPTYLAKIDKQGRPMRCTIVLLLFALIAYVGLAPNDAGMKLFDWLLAVTGVTYFFIWGSICLAHIRFRKAMEVQGLSLDLVPYKPSGGVWGSWIALIFNGVCLAAAFYVCAKPKPGATAAETAEKFFKGYLAAPVMFVLWLGWKVKTGEWRLQTPLHAIDLKTDAKFRDPVNFEPEEKNPLRKRMLGAFF, translated from the exons ATGACTACACCAGACGAGGCTGGCACCAAGGCGATAGCGCGGGACAATGCTTCCCGCTCCAGCAGCCgggacgaggagatggggatACTGACCCCGGTCGAGAACAACCAGCTCAAGAAGTCCCTCAAGAACAGGCATCTTCAAATGATTGCCATGG GTGGTGCGATTGGCGCTGGTCTCTTCATTGGGTCTGGGGCAGCGTTGAGTGCAGGTGGACCAGGCAGCGTG CTTATATGCTACACTCTCATCGGAATAATGATGCTGTTTACTTGTCAGGCTCTCGCCGAGCTCTCGGTCGTCTATCCTTCCAATGGCGCCTTTTTCGAACACTGCTTAAGATTTCTCGACCCAACATG GGGCTTTGCCATCGGCTGGGGCTACGCTCTAACCTGGCTGATCATCCTTCCTTTTGAGCTTATTGCGGCCTCGATCACGATACAATTTTGGAACGACACAATTAACATGGGAGTATGGGTGACGGTGTTTCTGGTAGTACTGGCATTTATTCAAATATTTGGAGTTCGAGGATATGGCGAAG TCGAATGTGtcctcagcatcatcaagatTATAGCCTGCAGCGGCTTCATCATACtcggcatcgtcatcaacacGGGCGCTGTGGGAAGGCAGGGATACTTGGGCGGCGAATACTGGAGCGACCCGGGTGCTTTCAGGAACGGCTTTGAGGGCTTTGCCAGCGTGTTTGTGATcgcttctttctctttcggCGGCACCGAACTGGCCGGTCTCGCGGCGGCCGAATCAGAGAACCCCGAGAAGTCGGTCCCCAAAGCCTGCAAGCAGGTCTTTTGGCGcatctctttcttttacATTCTCAACCTATTCATCATGGGCCTGATTTTGCCATCCGACGATCCCCGACTCCTCGGATCAGAGGGCGCCAACAGCAAAGCATCACCATTCGTTTTGGCGATCCAGGATGCTGGAATCAAGGTGCTCCCACACATCATGAACGGCGTCATCACTATCGCCGTCATCAGTGTCGCCAACTCGTCGTCGTTTGGTTTCACTCGCACTGTCCAGGCGATGGCTCAAGTTGGCATGGCACCCACTTACCTGGCCAAAATCGACAAGCAGGGCCGTCCTATGCGTTGCACCATCGTGCTCCTCCTGTTTGCCTTGATTGCGTATGTCGGGCTGGCACCGAACGATGCGGGTATGAAGTTGTTCGACTGGCTTCTTGCCGTCACTGGCGTGACGTATTTCTTCATCTGGGGCTCGATTTGCCTCGCGCACATTCGCTTCCGGAAGGCTATGGAGGTCCAAGGCTTGTCCCTTGACCTGGTCCCATACAAGCCATCAGGTGGTGTCTGGGGAAGCTGGATTGCCCTCATTTTCAACGGCGTTTGTCTCGCAGCCGCCTTCTACGTCTGCGCCAAG CCTAAACCAGGTGCTACTGCGGCGGAAACGGCTGAGAAGTTCTTCAAGGGCTACCTGGCCGCACCAGTGATGTTTGTTCTCTGGCTCGGGTGGAAGGTGAAGACGGGAGAGTGGAGGCTGCAGACGCCTCTGCATGCGATTGATCTCAAGACGGATGCCAAGTTTAGGGATCCGGTCAATTTCGAGCCTGAAGAAAAGAACCCCTTACGCAAACGCATGTTGGGAGCCTTTTTCTGA